A region of Gracilinanus agilis isolate LMUSP501 chromosome 3, AgileGrace, whole genome shotgun sequence DNA encodes the following proteins:
- the LOC123239065 gene encoding NXPE family member 1-like, which yields MALKMTIQKILIILISAIAAWIFFIDSENFLKCHWNTSRRFFSTETPLRTAIAFTEIELKTNKIINQLDQLIPYRPFSHLNTTTSAAHSVATLFNPKTTYCRGDQLDILLEARDYLGQKKKYGGDFLRTRISSPKLKAGASGRVTDFNNGTYLISFTLFWAGKVSLSLLLINPSEGVSALWRARNRGYDKVIFTGQFASGGTSSVFTECGLALNTSTELCQYLDFRDQEAFYCKKPPHVSCDALTHMKTKNSKISYLSIKEKTLFQRSNVGVEIMKRFKDIEVSNCNNRETKSDKCQIGMKVPVPSGYTLQGRWIPTSCNLTQFNAMNIINSCLKGKLVYLMGDSTLRQWIYYFPKILKTLKFFDYHGSGKLKKYVLLDIERHIHLQWKKHGHPFVTEELFSIKEDEYVTREIDKISGDKNTVIVITLGQHFRPFPIDILIRRAINIRRAIERLFLRSPDTKVILKTENIREMYIEAERFGDFHGYTNYLILKEIFQDLNVGVIDAWDMTIAYGTKNVHPPNHVVESQINMFLNYIC from the exons ATGGCTTTGAAAATGACTATTCAGAAAATACTGATAATACTGATATCTGCAATAGCTGCCTGGATTTTTTTTATAGATTCTGAAAACTTCTTAAAG TGTCACTGGAACACTTCTAGAAGGTTCTTTTCCACTGAAACACCACTCCGCACAGCCATTGCATTCACAGAAATTgaactgaaaacaaacaaaataatcaatCAACTGGACCAACTCATTCCATACAGGCCATTCTCCCATCTGAACACTACTACTAGTGCAGCCCACAGTGTGGCCACTCTCTTTAATCCTAAAACTACCTACTGCAGAGGAGACCAGCTAGATATTCTTCTAGAGGCGAGAGACTACTTGgggcaaaaaaagaaatatggagggGATTTCTTAAGGACCAGGATTTCTTCCCCAAAGCTGAAGGCAGGGGCTTCAGGAAGAGTGACAGACTTCAACAATGGCACCTACCTCATCAGCTTCACTTTATTCTGGGCAGGTAaagtctctttgtctcttctgcTTATCAATCCCAGTGAAGGGGTATCTGCCCTCTGGAGAGCCAGGAACAGAGGCTATGATAAGGTGATTTTCACTGGCCAGTTTGCCAGTGGTGGTACATCCTCGGTCTTCACTGAATGTGGCCTGGCTTTAAACACAAGTACTGAATTGTGCCAGTACCTGGACTTCCGAGATCAAGAAGCCTTCTACTGTAAGAAACCTCCACATGTATCCTGTGATGCATTGACACATATGAAGACCAAGAATAGTAAAATTTCTTATCTTAGCATAAAGGAGAAAACCCTTTTCCAAAG GTCCAATGTTGGGGTTGAAATTATGAAACGTTTTAAAGACATCGAGGTCTCAAATTGTAACA ACAGGGAAACAAAGAGCGACAAATGCCAGATTGGAATGAAAGTCCCTGTTCCCAGTGGTTATACTTTGCAGGGGAGATGGATTCCAACATCATGTAATCTTACTCAATTTAATGCTATGAATATAATCAATAGTTGCTTGAAGGGGAAACTCGTTTACCTCATGGGAGATTCAACACTGCGCCAATGGATATACTACTTCCCTAAAATTCTGAAAA CCCTGAAATTTTTTGATTATCATGGAAgtggaaaattaaagaaatatgtaCTTTTGGATATAGAAAGACATATTCACCTTCAGTGGAAAAAGCATGGACATCCATTTGTCACTGAAGAACTCTTCTCAATTAAAGAGGATGAATATGTTACCCGTGAAATTGACAAAATATCAGGAGACAAAAACACAGTCATCGTCATTACCTTGGGACAACATTTTAGACCCTTTCCCATTGATATCTTAATACGAAGAGCCATCAATATTCGAAGAGCCATTGAGCGATTATTCTTGAGAAGCCCAGATACAAAAGTCATCCTCAAAACTGAAAACATAAGAGAGATGTACATTGAGGCTGAGAGATTTGGTGACTTTCATGGCTACACTAATTATCTTATTTTGAAGGAAATTTTCCAAGACCTTAATGTAGGTGTCATTGATGCCTGGGATATGACCATTGCATATGGCACAAAAAATGTACATCCACCCAACCATGTTGTTGAAAGTCAGATTAACATGTTCTTAAATTATATCTGCTAA